A stretch of the Coprobacillus cateniformis genome encodes the following:
- a CDS encoding bifunctional folylpolyglutamate synthase/dihydrofolate synthase, whose product MMFTQVEEAIAYIESKRNKRTVDQFRDTLNRCHIHMKQKNMIHIAGTNGKGSTVNYLRSILNAHGFRVGTFTSPYLICHNDRIRVDDQPISDEDLLKYVNQYYDIIEEDGLSMFEIDVLIMLAYFQSLDLDYRIIETGIGGLHDKTNVIDPIISAITNIGMDHQKQLGESIYDIINEKMGIIKPHQMFITSEAKGTILARLQEQCDVQEAVMYVVPEYQVSRYPFHFRYRNMAFTLKNQGIYQVTNARLALTIASKLITLDTQLTTSAIENAAWKGRYETLPYQDGTVEIDGAHNLPGIKALIQTLRVKKEENISIIFSCLDDKDVQPMLDLMLKEGYTVYLTTFNDDRAIDITTVESQPHLIIVDNFVEALQTAYIKKSHIVITGSLHFISRVRKYLVGLKK is encoded by the coding sequence ATGATGTTTACACAAGTTGAAGAAGCAATCGCTTATATAGAATCAAAGAGAAATAAAAGAACTGTTGATCAATTTAGAGATACATTAAATAGATGCCATATTCATATGAAACAAAAAAATATGATACATATTGCAGGGACCAATGGAAAAGGGTCAACAGTGAATTATTTAAGAAGTATTTTAAATGCGCATGGATTTCGTGTTGGAACATTTACATCACCTTATCTTATTTGTCATAATGACCGTATTAGAGTAGATGATCAACCTATCAGTGATGAGGATTTATTGAAATATGTTAATCAATATTATGATATCATTGAAGAAGATGGTTTATCTATGTTTGAAATTGATGTTTTAATTATGCTTGCTTATTTTCAGTCTTTAGATTTAGATTATCGTATTATTGAAACGGGGATTGGTGGCTTGCATGATAAGACAAATGTTATTGATCCAATTATTAGTGCGATTACAAATATTGGTATGGATCATCAAAAACAGCTAGGTGAGAGTATCTATGATATTATTAATGAAAAAATGGGAATTATTAAACCTCATCAAATGTTTATTACAAGTGAAGCAAAAGGAACGATTTTAGCACGTTTACAAGAACAATGTGATGTTCAAGAAGCAGTTATGTATGTCGTTCCAGAATATCAGGTTTCACGTTATCCATTCCATTTTAGATATCGAAATATGGCATTTACACTTAAAAATCAAGGAATCTATCAAGTGACTAATGCTCGTTTGGCTTTAACGATTGCCTCTAAGTTAATCACTTTAGATACCCAGTTAACAACATCTGCTATTGAAAATGCAGCCTGGAAAGGTCGCTATGAAACTTTGCCTTATCAAGATGGAACAGTTGAAATTGATGGTGCCCATAATTTACCTGGAATCAAGGCTCTGATTCAAACTCTACGTGTCAAAAAAGAAGAAAATATTAGTATTATCTTTTCTTGCTTAGATGATAAAGATGTTCAACCGATGTTAGACCTTATGTTAAAAGAAGGTTATACAGTATATTTAACAACATTTAATGATGACAGAGCAATTGATATTACAACAGTTGAATCACAGCCACATTTAATTATTGTTGATAATTTTGTTGAGGCTTTACAGACGGCCTATATCAAAAAGAGTCATATTGTTATTACGGGATCTTTGCATTTTATATCTAGAGTTAGAAAATATCTGGTAGGATTAAAAAAATAA
- a CDS encoding uracil-DNA glycosylase — MDFKTIIQNERQQPYYKELEAFVNQEYATKIIYPPRNRVFHCFNFQDYDDIKVVIIGQDPYHEEHQANGLAFSVERGVQTPPSLVNIYKEAHDDVGIEIPSHGDLTSWAHQGVLLLNTVLTVQAHRANSHKEKGWEVFTNHIIQAMNQREKPLVFILWGRQAIDKARMIDQTKHCVITSPHPSPLSAYRGFFGSKPFSKTNQFLISQGIQPIDWRIQ, encoded by the coding sequence ATGGATTTTAAGACAATTATTCAAAATGAAAGGCAACAGCCTTATTACAAAGAACTAGAAGCTTTTGTTAATCAAGAATACGCAACAAAGATTATTTATCCACCTAGAAATAGAGTTTTCCATTGTTTTAATTTTCAAGACTATGATGATATCAAGGTTGTCATTATTGGCCAGGATCCATATCATGAAGAACATCAAGCCAATGGATTGGCCTTTAGCGTTGAGCGAGGGGTACAAACACCACCAAGTCTTGTGAATATTTATAAAGAAGCACATGATGACGTAGGTATTGAAATTCCAAGTCATGGAGATTTAACATCTTGGGCACATCAAGGAGTTTTATTATTGAATACAGTTTTAACAGTACAGGCACACCGTGCAAATTCACATAAAGAAAAAGGTTGGGAAGTCTTTACAAATCATATTATTCAAGCTATGAATCAAAGAGAAAAGCCATTAGTATTTATTCTTTGGGGAAGACAAGCCATTGATAAGGCAAGAATGATAGATCAAACAAAACATTGTGTCATTACGAGTCCGCATCCCTCTCCCTTATCAGCATATCGTGGTTTTTTTGGTTCAAAACCTTTTTCTAAAACAAATCAGTTTTTGATAAGTCAAGGAATACAACCAATAGATTGGAGGATTCAATGA
- the glgA gene encoding glycogen synthase GlgA, translated as MRIVFATSEANPYIKSGGLADVLGSLPKALVQKGHECIVVLPKYQDMKLAETLEYVASYDIWVGWRKCYCGVFTAKHDGVTYYFIDNEQYFRRPGLYGYDDDNERFAFFDFAVLELMSHVDIKPDILHLHDWQTAMIATLYKERYAYYEYYQGIKIVFTIHNIAYQGKCDPKLLSDHFGLDNYLYYNGNCRNDGCFNMMKAAIYYSDVVTTVSPTYAQEILTDSFGEGLQSILQMRRHDLYGILNGIDYETINPSTDPEIVEHFDMTTVDEKKVNNKTALQAECGLPVNPDVPLIGIVTRLTWQKGLDLIIDRMDELMKRDVQVVILGAGDQKYEEPLKAMAAYHTQKLSLNLKYDFGLSCRIYAGCDMFLMPSLFEPCGLSQMMSLRYGTIPLVRETGGLKDSVEPYNEFENTGMGFSFTNYNAHEMMDIIDYALRIYADKEKWQGLVHRAMEAKLDWDKSADAYLKVFNSLLD; from the coding sequence ATGAGAATTGTTTTCGCAACAAGTGAAGCAAATCCATATATCAAATCTGGTGGTTTGGCAGATGTTTTGGGGTCATTACCTAAGGCACTTGTTCAAAAAGGTCATGAGTGTATTGTTGTTTTACCAAAATATCAAGATATGAAGTTGGCTGAGACGTTGGAATATGTTGCAAGTTATGATATTTGGGTAGGATGGAGAAAGTGCTATTGTGGTGTTTTTACTGCAAAGCATGATGGTGTCACTTATTATTTTATTGATAATGAACAATATTTTAGAAGACCAGGTCTTTATGGATATGATGATGATAATGAAAGATTTGCATTCTTTGATTTTGCAGTTTTAGAATTAATGTCACATGTTGATATCAAACCAGATATTTTACATTTACATGACTGGCAAACTGCAATGATTGCAACTCTTTATAAGGAAAGATATGCTTATTATGAATATTATCAGGGAATTAAAATTGTATTTACAATTCATAATATTGCTTATCAAGGAAAATGTGATCCAAAATTATTAAGTGACCATTTTGGATTAGATAATTACTTATATTATAATGGGAATTGTCGTAATGATGGATGTTTTAATATGATGAAAGCAGCTATTTATTATAGTGATGTAGTGACAACTGTTTCACCAACTTATGCTCAAGAAATATTAACAGATAGTTTTGGTGAGGGATTACAAAGCATTTTGCAGATGCGTAGACATGATTTGTATGGTATTTTAAATGGTATTGATTATGAAACTATCAATCCATCAACTGATCCTGAAATTGTTGAACACTTTGATATGACGACAGTTGATGAAAAGAAAGTTAACAACAAAACAGCTCTTCAGGCTGAATGTGGATTACCAGTGAATCCAGATGTTCCATTAATTGGGATTGTTACAAGATTAACTTGGCAAAAAGGTTTAGATTTAATTATTGATCGTATGGATGAATTAATGAAACGTGATGTACAAGTTGTTATTTTAGGTGCTGGAGATCAAAAATATGAGGAACCACTCAAAGCTATGGCAGCTTATCATACACAAAAATTATCTTTGAATTTGAAGTACGATTTCGGATTATCATGTCGTATTTATGCAGGGTGTGATATGTTCTTAATGCCTTCATTGTTTGAACCTTGTGGTTTGTCACAAATGATGTCATTACGTTATGGAACAATTCCTCTTGTTAGAGAAACTGGTGGATTAAAAGATAGTGTTGAACCGTACAATGAATTTGAAAATACAGGAATGGGATTTAGTTTTACAAATTATAATGCGCATGAAATGATGGATATTATTGATTATGCATTACGTATATATGCTGATAAAGAGAAGTGGCAAGGTTTAGTACATCGTGCAATGGAAGCGAAACTTGACTGGGATAAAAGTGCTGATGCCTATTTGAAAGTTTTTAATTCATTGTTAGATTAA
- a CDS encoding spore coat protein GerQ, with the protein MDTNNQSILQGSQTTQSSLPSPIAAQTYLENILRLNIGKLGTFYFTYTGSTDWRDRAYKGTIEQVGRDHFIVRDPKNQKYYIFQFVYFDWAEFDEPLNFNTR; encoded by the coding sequence ATGGATACTAACAATCAATCTATTTTACAAGGCAGTCAAACAACTCAATCATCATTACCATCTCCAATTGCTGCCCAAACATATCTTGAAAACATATTACGTTTAAATATTGGAAAACTTGGAACGTTTTATTTCACTTATACTGGTAGTACTGACTGGCGTGACCGTGCTTATAAAGGGACTATTGAACAAGTTGGTCGAGACCACTTTATCGTTCGTGATCCTAAAAATCAAAAGTACTATATCTTCCAGTTTGTCTATTTTGACTGGGCTGAATTTGATGAGCCTCTTAATTTTAATACCAGATAA
- a CDS encoding Cof-type HAD-IIB family hydrolase: MYKLIASDMDETLLNDNHQICQHNIDMILKAKEKGVKFVPATGRGFMSIQHDLKTLGLYDELGEYVISFNGGALTENKDNQILFFEGLSFEKTKEIFEFGLDCHVCQHIYTKDTVYVFNLSESEAQRIQNQKVECVIMEENTIDFLKDQPISKILYQNTDVPYLMSLEPQMKHIWEGECAVSYSSNRYMEFNKLGVDKGAGLKHLAEILGIGIEETIAVGDNYNDMSMLQVAGLSVAAANAVDDVKKACDIVTKADNNQGVVAEVIERFIL; encoded by the coding sequence ATGTATAAGTTAATAGCAAGTGATATGGATGAAACATTGTTAAATGATAATCATCAAATTTGTCAGCATAATATTGATATGATTTTAAAGGCGAAAGAGAAGGGTGTTAAATTTGTTCCAGCAACAGGAAGAGGCTTTATGTCGATCCAACATGATTTGAAAACTTTGGGTTTATATGATGAACTTGGTGAATATGTGATTTCATTTAATGGTGGTGCTTTAACAGAAAATAAAGATAATCAAATATTATTTTTTGAGGGACTTTCTTTTGAGAAAACAAAAGAAATATTTGAGTTTGGATTAGATTGTCATGTTTGTCAACATATCTATACAAAGGATACAGTTTATGTGTTCAATCTATCTGAATCAGAAGCCCAAAGAATTCAGAATCAAAAAGTAGAATGTGTTATTATGGAAGAAAATACAATTGATTTCTTAAAAGATCAGCCAATTTCAAAGATTTTATATCAAAATACAGATGTTCCTTATTTAATGAGTTTAGAACCTCAAATGAAACATATTTGGGAAGGTGAGTGTGCCGTAAGTTATTCTTCTAATCGTTATATGGAATTTAATAAATTAGGGGTAGATAAAGGTGCTGGATTAAAACATTTGGCAGAAATTTTAGGAATTGGCATAGAAGAGACAATTGCTGTAGGAGATAACTATAATGATATGTCTATGTTACAGGTGGCAGGATTATCAGTTGCTGCTGCGAATGCAGTGGATGATGTGAAAAAGGCTTGTGATATTGTAACGAAAGCGGATAATAATCAGGGTGTTGTTGCAGAAGTTATAGAAAGGTTTATTTTATAA
- the glgD gene encoding glucose-1-phosphate adenylyltransferase subunit GlgD, whose translation MAKVVGLVNLHSDVSYEGLTERRPVASVSFLGRYGIIDFVLSNMSNSNVDTVGVLIKEKPRSLFKHLGNGNSWNFNSKSGGVSLLYNEKCANNALYNHDVNNLIENIAFLQKAKADYVVIAPAHIITTMNYAEVVEAHAKSGAEITVVYQRINNANETFVGSDYLRLKGKQVTEIKQNKGNRKERNISLETYVVNAKVLLELLKYAKKISSFFDLKDTLAYLCDERRIMAYEYKGFARCIDSYESYYKVSMEFLDMDISTQVFKSTWPIFTNTNDTPPTKYLKNAQVKKSFVANGVIVDGDVEGSILSRNVVIGKNAVVKNCIILNGSHVSAGAHLENVIIDKDARIEKKKELVSVGEPLYVKEGDVV comes from the coding sequence ATGGCAAAAGTAGTAGGATTAGTAAATTTACACTCTGATGTATCTTATGAAGGATTAACGGAAAGAAGACCAGTTGCTTCGGTAAGCTTCTTGGGTCGTTATGGTATTATTGATTTTGTTTTATCAAATATGTCTAACTCAAATGTTGATACGGTTGGTGTTTTGATTAAAGAAAAACCGAGATCTTTATTTAAACATTTGGGGAATGGTAACTCTTGGAACTTTAACTCTAAATCTGGAGGGGTTTCGCTTCTCTATAATGAAAAATGTGCAAATAATGCTTTATATAATCATGATGTTAATAATTTAATTGAAAACATTGCGTTTTTACAAAAAGCAAAAGCTGATTATGTTGTCATTGCACCTGCACATATTATTACAACAATGAATTATGCTGAAGTTGTAGAAGCTCATGCGAAATCAGGAGCTGAGATTACAGTTGTTTATCAGCGTATTAACAATGCTAATGAAACTTTTGTAGGTTCAGATTATTTAAGGTTAAAAGGAAAACAAGTGACTGAAATTAAACAAAACAAAGGAAATCGTAAAGAAAGAAATATTTCTTTAGAAACATATGTTGTGAATGCAAAAGTGTTATTAGAGTTATTAAAGTATGCAAAGAAAATCAGTTCATTCTTTGATTTAAAAGATACTTTGGCATATCTATGTGATGAAAGAAGAATTATGGCTTATGAATATAAAGGATTTGCAAGATGTATTGATTCTTATGAATCTTATTATAAAGTGAGTATGGAATTTTTGGATATGGATATTTCAACACAGGTGTTTAAGAGTACTTGGCCTATTTTCACCAATACAAATGATACTCCACCAACAAAATATTTAAAGAATGCTCAAGTGAAAAAGTCATTTGTTGCTAATGGTGTCATTGTTGATGGTGATGTTGAGGGAAGTATTTTATCACGTAATGTTGTGATTGGTAAAAATGCTGTTGTTAAAAACTGTATTATTCTTAATGGATCACATGTGAGTGCTGGAGCACATTTAGAAAATGTGATAATTGATAAAGATGCACGTATAGAAAAGAAAAAGGAACTGGTAAGCGTAGGTGAGCCACTGTACGTCAAAGAAGGAGATGTTGTATAA
- a CDS encoding cell wall hydrolase has translation MKAEALGEGDEGMLMVGNVIVNRVVANCDVFRDTRNISEVVYQKNAFSGVGQPLFNQPVNAKERELALRNIDGYRVEPAYSALWFKNPGSNTACPDQFYGQLTGRYKNHCFYAPGGKLNCDL, from the coding sequence ATGAAAGCGGAAGCCTTAGGCGAAGGTGATGAAGGTATGTTGATGGTTGGTAACGTCATTGTCAATCGTGTTGTGGCAAATTGTGATGTTTTTAGAGATACTCGCAACATTTCTGAAGTCGTCTATCAGAAGAATGCTTTTTCTGGTGTTGGCCAACCATTATTTAATCAACCAGTCAATGCCAAAGAACGTGAACTCGCATTAAGAAATATCGACGGTTATCGTGTTGAACCAGCTTATAGCGCTTTATGGTTTAAGAACCCCGGTTCTAACACTGCATGTCCTGATCAATTTTATGGGCAATTAACCGGACGGTATAAAAATCATTGTTTTTATGCCCCAGGTGGGAAATTAAATTGTGACTTGTAG
- a CDS encoding glucose-1-phosphate adenylyltransferase, with translation MGKEIVAMILAGGRGTRLEALTAKVAKPAVYFGGKYRIIDFPLSNCANSGIDIVGVLTQYESVLLGTYVGAGSKWGLDGNSSLAAILPARERGEVGATWYAGTADAIYQNISFLDQYDPEYVLILSGDHIYKMDYADMLNAHKAKGADLTVAVLNVSMKEASRFGIMNTNKDGTIYEFEEKPEKPKSTLASMGIYIFTYKELRKYLIEDAKDESSKHDFGMNIIPMMLNEGKKLYAYEFAGYWKDVGTVESLWQANMDLLDDKELDLYNIKKDWKIYTEDTLSKPQIIGEEASVKNSLVTQGCIVNGDVTGSVLFNNVYIGEGAKVVDSVLMPGVLVEEGAEIYKAIVDEGVVIKAKKVVNKEAKTVELVSDNAK, from the coding sequence ATGGGTAAAGAAATTGTTGCAATGATTCTAGCAGGTGGTCGAGGAACGCGTCTTGAAGCATTAACAGCTAAAGTTGCGAAACCAGCTGTGTACTTTGGAGGAAAATACAGAATTATTGATTTTCCATTAAGCAATTGTGCCAACTCAGGAATTGATATTGTTGGAGTTTTGACACAGTATGAATCAGTTTTATTAGGAACGTATGTAGGTGCTGGATCTAAGTGGGGGCTTGATGGAAATAGTTCATTAGCCGCTATTTTACCAGCTCGTGAAAGAGGAGAGGTTGGAGCAACTTGGTATGCTGGTACGGCAGATGCTATTTATCAGAATATCAGTTTCCTAGATCAATATGATCCTGAATATGTTTTGATTCTTTCAGGAGACCATATTTATAAAATGGATTATGCAGATATGTTAAATGCACATAAAGCAAAAGGTGCTGATTTAACAGTGGCTGTCTTAAATGTTTCTATGAAAGAGGCAAGTCGTTTTGGAATTATGAATACCAATAAAGATGGTACAATTTATGAATTTGAAGAAAAACCAGAAAAACCTAAATCTACATTAGCATCTATGGGTATTTATATTTTCACTTATAAAGAATTAAGAAAATATTTAATTGAGGATGCTAAAGATGAAAGTAGTAAGCATGATTTTGGTATGAATATTATTCCAATGATGTTAAATGAAGGTAAGAAATTATATGCTTATGAATTTGCTGGATATTGGAAAGATGTTGGAACTGTTGAAAGTTTATGGCAAGCCAATATGGATTTATTAGATGATAAGGAATTAGATCTTTATAATATTAAGAAAGATTGGAAAATTTATACTGAAGATACATTGAGTAAGCCTCAGATTATTGGAGAAGAAGCAAGTGTGAAAAATTCCCTTGTTACACAAGGTTGTATAGTCAATGGTGATGTCACTGGTTCTGTTTTATTCAACAACGTTTATATTGGTGAAGGTGCAAAAGTTGTTGATTCTGTGCTCATGCCAGGAGTATTGGTGGAAGAGGGAGCAGAAATCTATAAAGCCATTGTCGATGAAGGTGTTGTAATCAAAGCGAAGAAAGTTGTCAACAAGGAAGCTAAAACAGTTGAACTTGTTAGTGACAACGCGAAATAG